A DNA window from Drosophila pseudoobscura strain MV-25-SWS-2005 chromosome 2, UCI_Dpse_MV25, whole genome shotgun sequence contains the following coding sequences:
- the Sox100B gene encoding transcription factor SOX-10 isoform X1, whose product MSESPDLNGAKDRAKPVETLVLANYALKAEQKRAAGQGGRKEDERITSAVMKVLEGYDWNLVQASAKAPTDRKKEHIKRPMNAFMVWAQAARRVMSKQYPHLQNSELSKSLGKLWKNLKDSDKKPFMEFAEKLRMTHKQEHPDYKYQPRRKKARVMPQHQGEGIAPSATAAAAGASPMTVGARQQRSSNSGGVSSSGQRRVPKVNGSNLCSTAGSSSSSNSTSTSASTSDVFSNEAFMKSLNSACAASLMEQGLSLNSEPGLDSPCSTASSLSSLTPPATPYSGSSAKPTAGGVSLNSSSLLLRQLSEPSSNGGNTDYGVLLDAGREYIALGDVNYGQQQQQQTQGAPEMDFLENINGYAGYAGNGRGVNYPGYAYTPAGGGAVGLGVGDFQEQQQQQQQQPHPQATTSVSASQASGALNYKSATDIDPKEIDQYLMDQMLPMTHHHSPPLNSSASLSSACSSASASSQAVVECAAYYEQLGYLPSAQSQSTNFGPQHHATYVSAVPPLAPHPHPHPSALSVPATVTQQELQSHSHPQQQEQHQHQHQNPSQHHLWGTYTYVNP is encoded by the exons ATGAGCGAAAGTCCCGACTTGAACGGCGCCAAGGATCGGGCCAAGCCCGTGGAGACCCTGGTTCTGGCCAATTATGCTTTGAAGGCAGAGCAGAAGCGTGCCGCCGGGCAGGGCGGCCGCAAGGAGGACGAGCGCATCACCAGCGCTGTCATGAAGGTCCTCGAGGGCTACGACTGGAACCTGGTACAGGCCTCAGCCAA GGCGCCCACGGACCGCAAGAAGGAGCACATCAAACGTCCGATGAACGCGTTCATGGTCTGGGCCCAGGCAGCTCGTCGCGTCATGTCCAAGCAGTATCCGCATCTGCAGAACTCTGAGCTGAGCAAATCGCTGGGCAAGTTGTGGAA AAATCTGAAGGATAGCGATAAGAAGCCGTTTATGGAATTCGCCGAGAAGCTGCGCATGACGCACAAGCAGGAGCATCCCGACTACAAGTACCAGCCGCGTCGCAAGAAGGCAAGGGTCATGCCCCAGCATCAGGGAGAAGGCATAGCCCcctcagccacagccgcagcggcCGGCGCTTCCCCGATGACGGTCGGTGCCAGGCAGCAGAGGAGCTCGAACTCGGGCGGGGTGTCCTCCAGTGGCCAGAGGCGTGTTCCGAAGGTAAACGGATCCAATCTGTGCTCCACAGCGGggtccagctccagttccaactccacctccacctccgcctccacctcggATGTCTTCAGCAACGAGGCCTTCATGAAGTCCCTGAACAGTGCCTGCGCCGCCAGCCTCATGGAGCAGGGGCTTAGCCTGAACAGTGAACCGGGCCTGGACTCGCCCTGCTCCACGGCCAGCTCCCTTTCCTCGCTCACACCGCCGGCCACGCCGTACAGCGGCTCCTCCGCGAAGCCCACCGCAGGAGGCGTCTCCTTGAACAGCTCcagcctgctgctgcggcagctgAGCGAGCCGAGCAGTAATGGTGGCAATACGGATTACGGGGTCCTGCTGGATGCTGGCCGGGAGTACATAGCCCTGGGCGACGTCAACtacggccagcagcagcagcagcagacgcaggGGGcccctgagatggatttcctGGAGAACATCAACGGCTATGCAGGCTATGCGGGCAATGGTCGGGGCGTGAATTATCCCGGCTATGCTTACACTcccgctggaggaggagcagtgggTCTCGGAGTGGGGGATTtccaagagcaacagcagcagcagcagcagcagccgcatccGCAGGCCACAACGAGCGTCAGCGCGTCACAGGCCAGTGGAGCCTTAAATTACAAGTCAGCCACTGACATCGATCCCAAGGAAATTGACCAGTATCTCATGGATCAAATGCTGCCCATGACGCACCATCACTCGCCGCCTTTGAACTCCTCCGCCTCGCTCTCCTCGGCCTGCTCCAGCGCCAGTGCCAGCTCCCAGGCGGTCGTCGAGTGTGCGGCCTACTATGAGCAGTTGGGCTACCTCCCTTCCGCCCAGAGTCAGAGCACGAACTTTGGCCCCCAGCACCATGCAACATATGTTTCTGCGGTTCCACCACTCgctccgcatccgcatccacatccctCTGCCTTGAGTGTGCCTGCAACCGTAACGCAGCAGGAACTGCAATCCCATTCGCatccccagcagcaggagcagcaccagcaccagcaccagaaccCATCGCAGCATCATCTTTGGGGCACTTACACTTATGTCAATCCCTAA
- the Sox100B gene encoding transcription factor SOX-10 isoform X2 produces the protein MHRAPTDRKKEHIKRPMNAFMVWAQAARRVMSKQYPHLQNSELSKSLGKLWKNLKDSDKKPFMEFAEKLRMTHKQEHPDYKYQPRRKKARVMPQHQGEGIAPSATAAAAGASPMTVGARQQRSSNSGGVSSSGQRRVPKVNGSNLCSTAGSSSSSNSTSTSASTSDVFSNEAFMKSLNSACAASLMEQGLSLNSEPGLDSPCSTASSLSSLTPPATPYSGSSAKPTAGGVSLNSSSLLLRQLSEPSSNGGNTDYGVLLDAGREYIALGDVNYGQQQQQQTQGAPEMDFLENINGYAGYAGNGRGVNYPGYAYTPAGGGAVGLGVGDFQEQQQQQQQQPHPQATTSVSASQASGALNYKSATDIDPKEIDQYLMDQMLPMTHHHSPPLNSSASLSSACSSASASSQAVVECAAYYEQLGYLPSAQSQSTNFGPQHHATYVSAVPPLAPHPHPHPSALSVPATVTQQELQSHSHPQQQEQHQHQHQNPSQHHLWGTYTYVNP, from the exons GGCGCCCACGGACCGCAAGAAGGAGCACATCAAACGTCCGATGAACGCGTTCATGGTCTGGGCCCAGGCAGCTCGTCGCGTCATGTCCAAGCAGTATCCGCATCTGCAGAACTCTGAGCTGAGCAAATCGCTGGGCAAGTTGTGGAA AAATCTGAAGGATAGCGATAAGAAGCCGTTTATGGAATTCGCCGAGAAGCTGCGCATGACGCACAAGCAGGAGCATCCCGACTACAAGTACCAGCCGCGTCGCAAGAAGGCAAGGGTCATGCCCCAGCATCAGGGAGAAGGCATAGCCCcctcagccacagccgcagcggcCGGCGCTTCCCCGATGACGGTCGGTGCCAGGCAGCAGAGGAGCTCGAACTCGGGCGGGGTGTCCTCCAGTGGCCAGAGGCGTGTTCCGAAGGTAAACGGATCCAATCTGTGCTCCACAGCGGggtccagctccagttccaactccacctccacctccgcctccacctcggATGTCTTCAGCAACGAGGCCTTCATGAAGTCCCTGAACAGTGCCTGCGCCGCCAGCCTCATGGAGCAGGGGCTTAGCCTGAACAGTGAACCGGGCCTGGACTCGCCCTGCTCCACGGCCAGCTCCCTTTCCTCGCTCACACCGCCGGCCACGCCGTACAGCGGCTCCTCCGCGAAGCCCACCGCAGGAGGCGTCTCCTTGAACAGCTCcagcctgctgctgcggcagctgAGCGAGCCGAGCAGTAATGGTGGCAATACGGATTACGGGGTCCTGCTGGATGCTGGCCGGGAGTACATAGCCCTGGGCGACGTCAACtacggccagcagcagcagcagcagacgcaggGGGcccctgagatggatttcctGGAGAACATCAACGGCTATGCAGGCTATGCGGGCAATGGTCGGGGCGTGAATTATCCCGGCTATGCTTACACTcccgctggaggaggagcagtgggTCTCGGAGTGGGGGATTtccaagagcaacagcagcagcagcagcagcagccgcatccGCAGGCCACAACGAGCGTCAGCGCGTCACAGGCCAGTGGAGCCTTAAATTACAAGTCAGCCACTGACATCGATCCCAAGGAAATTGACCAGTATCTCATGGATCAAATGCTGCCCATGACGCACCATCACTCGCCGCCTTTGAACTCCTCCGCCTCGCTCTCCTCGGCCTGCTCCAGCGCCAGTGCCAGCTCCCAGGCGGTCGTCGAGTGTGCGGCCTACTATGAGCAGTTGGGCTACCTCCCTTCCGCCCAGAGTCAGAGCACGAACTTTGGCCCCCAGCACCATGCAACATATGTTTCTGCGGTTCCACCACTCgctccgcatccgcatccacatccctCTGCCTTGAGTGTGCCTGCAACCGTAACGCAGCAGGAACTGCAATCCCATTCGCatccccagcagcaggagcagcaccagcaccagcaccagaaccCATCGCAGCATCATCTTTGGGGCACTTACACTTATGTCAATCCCTAA
- the Sox100B gene encoding transcription factor SOX-10 isoform X3 — MNAFMVWAQAARRVMSKQYPHLQNSELSKSLGKLWKNLKDSDKKPFMEFAEKLRMTHKQEHPDYKYQPRRKKARVMPQHQGEGIAPSATAAAAGASPMTVGARQQRSSNSGGVSSSGQRRVPKVNGSNLCSTAGSSSSSNSTSTSASTSDVFSNEAFMKSLNSACAASLMEQGLSLNSEPGLDSPCSTASSLSSLTPPATPYSGSSAKPTAGGVSLNSSSLLLRQLSEPSSNGGNTDYGVLLDAGREYIALGDVNYGQQQQQQTQGAPEMDFLENINGYAGYAGNGRGVNYPGYAYTPAGGGAVGLGVGDFQEQQQQQQQQPHPQATTSVSASQASGALNYKSATDIDPKEIDQYLMDQMLPMTHHHSPPLNSSASLSSACSSASASSQAVVECAAYYEQLGYLPSAQSQSTNFGPQHHATYVSAVPPLAPHPHPHPSALSVPATVTQQELQSHSHPQQQEQHQHQHQNPSQHHLWGTYTYVNP; from the exons ATGAACGCGTTCATGGTCTGGGCCCAGGCAGCTCGTCGCGTCATGTCCAAGCAGTATCCGCATCTGCAGAACTCTGAGCTGAGCAAATCGCTGGGCAAGTTGTGGAA AAATCTGAAGGATAGCGATAAGAAGCCGTTTATGGAATTCGCCGAGAAGCTGCGCATGACGCACAAGCAGGAGCATCCCGACTACAAGTACCAGCCGCGTCGCAAGAAGGCAAGGGTCATGCCCCAGCATCAGGGAGAAGGCATAGCCCcctcagccacagccgcagcggcCGGCGCTTCCCCGATGACGGTCGGTGCCAGGCAGCAGAGGAGCTCGAACTCGGGCGGGGTGTCCTCCAGTGGCCAGAGGCGTGTTCCGAAGGTAAACGGATCCAATCTGTGCTCCACAGCGGggtccagctccagttccaactccacctccacctccgcctccacctcggATGTCTTCAGCAACGAGGCCTTCATGAAGTCCCTGAACAGTGCCTGCGCCGCCAGCCTCATGGAGCAGGGGCTTAGCCTGAACAGTGAACCGGGCCTGGACTCGCCCTGCTCCACGGCCAGCTCCCTTTCCTCGCTCACACCGCCGGCCACGCCGTACAGCGGCTCCTCCGCGAAGCCCACCGCAGGAGGCGTCTCCTTGAACAGCTCcagcctgctgctgcggcagctgAGCGAGCCGAGCAGTAATGGTGGCAATACGGATTACGGGGTCCTGCTGGATGCTGGCCGGGAGTACATAGCCCTGGGCGACGTCAACtacggccagcagcagcagcagcagacgcaggGGGcccctgagatggatttcctGGAGAACATCAACGGCTATGCAGGCTATGCGGGCAATGGTCGGGGCGTGAATTATCCCGGCTATGCTTACACTcccgctggaggaggagcagtgggTCTCGGAGTGGGGGATTtccaagagcaacagcagcagcagcagcagcagccgcatccGCAGGCCACAACGAGCGTCAGCGCGTCACAGGCCAGTGGAGCCTTAAATTACAAGTCAGCCACTGACATCGATCCCAAGGAAATTGACCAGTATCTCATGGATCAAATGCTGCCCATGACGCACCATCACTCGCCGCCTTTGAACTCCTCCGCCTCGCTCTCCTCGGCCTGCTCCAGCGCCAGTGCCAGCTCCCAGGCGGTCGTCGAGTGTGCGGCCTACTATGAGCAGTTGGGCTACCTCCCTTCCGCCCAGAGTCAGAGCACGAACTTTGGCCCCCAGCACCATGCAACATATGTTTCTGCGGTTCCACCACTCgctccgcatccgcatccacatccctCTGCCTTGAGTGTGCCTGCAACCGTAACGCAGCAGGAACTGCAATCCCATTCGCatccccagcagcaggagcagcaccagcaccagcaccagaaccCATCGCAGCATCATCTTTGGGGCACTTACACTTATGTCAATCCCTAA
- the LOC6896667 gene encoding serine protease inhibitor 42Dd-like: MTGSMAALSLLLLLGSLLTMVQSDTKFASKLFSVLHKTSTVRYVVFSPPSIRSALGLAYLGAEGTTAEELKRALSLEGSDKNDMAQRFAHRLAQEHKQYGDDAQFSYANRIYVAERYRLIQAYQELAGKYFNASAENVNFAESTKIHDDINSWVREQTHKQISFLFRSHKHISSDSAAILTNVVYFKASWLKGFHQFQTKAFGFVSIDGQKHSTYTMFQWEFFRYAELPSLKATALEMPYKGTDIVFLIILPLEVQGLYELEEKLSVLDLNEISSQMRREHVQLQIPKLKLEFDVSLQPVLDQLGIKTMFGPNADLSSLAQGRDIKISDMVHKAYLDLNENGTADASAGAPTSWLLSVLLMERPTKQFIVDHPFFFAIKDKQTIFFLGHVTSPY, translated from the exons ATGACGG GATCTATGGCCGCGCTCTCACTTTTGCTTCTCTTGGGCTCTCTTCTCACGATGGTCCAGTCCGACACCAAGTTTGCCTCAAAGCTTTTCAGTGTGCTGCACAAGACTAGCACTGTTCGGTATGTCGTATTCTCGCCGCCGTCAATTAGGTCAGCCCTTGGCTTGGCATACCTGGGCGCTGAAGGCACCACTGCAGAGGAGCTAAAGCGGGCCCTCTCATTGGAAGGTTCCGACAAGAATGACATGGCCCAAAGATTCGCTCATCGTTTGGCCCAAGAACATAAACAGTATGGGGATGACGCTCAGTTCAGCTATGCCAATCGTATCTACGTGGCCGAGCGGTACAGGCTTATTCAGGCTTATCAAGAGTTGGCTGGTAAATACTTTAACGCATCCGCCGAGAATGTGAACTTCGCGGAGAGTACAAAAATTCACGACGATATCAATTCCTGGGTGCGGGAGCAAACCCATAAGCAAATCAGTTTCCTCTTCAGATCTCACAAACACATCAGCTCGGACAGTGCCGCCATCCTGACCAATGTGGTCTACTTCAAAGCCAGTTGGCTAAAGGGTTTCCACCAATTTCAAACAAAggcttttggctttgtgtCCATAGATGGCCAAAAGCATAGCACGTACACCATGTTTCAGTGGGAGTTTTTTAGGTACGCCGAGTTGCCATCTCTGAAGGCCACGGCTTTGGAAATGCCTTACAAAGGAACGGACATTGTGTTCCTGATCATTTTGCCCTTAGAGGTGCAGGGACTGTATGAACTCGAGGAGAAGCTTAGTGTTTTGGACCTGAACGAGATAAGTTCGCAAATGAGAAGGGAGCACGTGCAGCTGCAGATTCCCAAATTAAAACTAGAGTTTGATGTCTCCCTGCAGCCTGTCCTAGATCAG CTGGGTATAAAGACCATGTTCGGTCCCAATGCCGACCTTAGTAGCCTTGCCCAGGGCCGTGACATAAAGATCTCCGATATGGTTCACAAGGCCTACCTCGATTTGAACGAGAACGGAACTGCTGACGCTTCCGCAGGCG CTCCAACTTCTTGGCTTTTGTCAGTCCTGTTAATGGAACGGCCGACAAAACAGTTCATCGTCGAtcatcctttttttttcgccATCAAGGACAAGCAGActatcttttttttgggtcatGTTACCTCACCATATTAA
- the LOC6896665 gene encoding serine protease inhibitor 42Dd-like isoform X2, giving the protein MGSMTALSLLLLLGSLLSMVQADRSTGDTKFALKLFRVLVRDKSRPNIVFSPSSIRTALVLAYLGAEDTTAEELKQTLSLEGSDKNDVGQRFAHRLAQEQKQSGDDAQFSYANCIYVAERYRFIQAYQELAGKYLRASAENVNFGERMKVSQQINSWVAAKTHDQIKDLISADSLSSDTAAILINAIYFKAQWEHAFSESLTAVHDFASSDGKKVKTSFMFLWEFFRYAELPSLNATALEIRYKGTNIVLLIILPLEEQGLYALEKKLSDVDLHEISSQMRREHVQLQMPKFKLEFEVSLKPVLQQLGIKTMFDPNADFSSLVEGAEMAISEVKHKAFIDVNENGTTAAASTYVEVMVKSVKLPNRKTYPFIVDHPFLFAIKDEHSTFFLGHVNRPYY; this is encoded by the exons ATGG GCTCCATGACCGCGCTGTCACTTTTGCTTCTCTTGGGCTCTCTTCTCTCGATGGTCCAGGCCGACAGATCCACAGGCGACACCAAGTTTGCCTTAAAGCTATTCAGAGTGCTGGTCAGGGACAAGAGCCGTCCGAATATCGTATTCTCGCCATCGTCAATCAGGACAGCCCTTGTTTTGGCCTACCTAGGCGCTGAAGACACCACTGCAGAGGAGCTAAAGCAGACCCTCTCACTGGAAGGATCCGACAAGAATGACGTGGGCCAAAGATTCGCTCATCGTTTGGCCCAAGAACAAAAACAGTCTGGGGATGACGCTCAATTCAGCTATGCCAACTGTATCTACGTGGCCGAGCGGTACAGGTTTATTCAGGCCTATCAAGAGTTGGCCGGTAAGTACTTACGCGCATCAGCCGAGAATGTGAACTTCGGAGAGAGAATGAAAGTGTCCCAGCAAATCAATTCCTGGGTCGCGGCGAAGACCCATGACCAAATCAAAGACCTTATCAGCGCTGACTCCCTCAGCTCTGACACTGCCGCCATCCTGATTAATGCAATCTACTTCAAAGCCCAATGGGAACATGCATTCTCTGAGTCCTTGACGGCGGTGCACGACTTTGCGTCCAGCGATGGGAAAAAAGTCAAGACGTCCTTTATGTTTCTGTGGGAGTTTTTTAGATACGCCGAGTTGCCGTCTCTAAACGCCACGGCATTGGAAATTCGGTACAAAGGAACGAACATTGTGCTCCTGATCATTCTGCCTTTAGAGGAGCAGGGACTGTATGCACTCGAGAAGAAGCTTAGTGATGTGGACCTGCACGAAATAAGTTCGCAAATGAGAAGGGAGCACGTGCAGCTGCAAATGCCAAAATTTAAACTAGAGTTTGAAGTCTCCCTGAAGCCTGTCCTACAGCAG CTGGGTATAAAGACCATGTTCGATCCCAATGCAGACTTTAGTAGCCTTGTCGAGGGCGCGGAAATGGCGATCTCCGAGGTGAAGCACAAGGCCTTCATAGATGTGAACGAGAACGGaaccactgctgctgcttccacaT ATGTGGAAGTGATGGTAAAGTCAGTTAAACTCCCTAATAGGAAGACATACCCCTTCATCGTCGATCATCCCTTTTTGTTCGCCATCAAGGACGAGCATTCTACCTTCTTTCTCGGTCATGTTAACCGTCCATATTACTAG
- the LOC6896665 gene encoding serine protease inhibitor 42Dd-like isoform X1: MGSMTALSLLLLLGSLLSMVQADRSTGDTKFALKLFRVLVRDKSRPNIVFSPSSIRTALVLAYLGAEDTTAEELKQTLSLEGSDKNDVGQRFAHRLAQEQKQSGDDAQFSYANCIYVAERYRFIQAYQELAGKYLRASAENVNFGERMKVSQQINSWVAAKTHDQIKDLISADSLSSDTAAILINAIYFKAQWEHAFSESLTAVHDFASSDGKKVKTSFMFLWEFFRYAELPSLNATALEIRYKGTNIVLLIILPLEEQGLYALEKKLSDVDLHEISSQMRREHVQLQMPKFKLEFEVSLKPVLQQFFQLGIKTMFDPNADFSSLVEGAEMAISEVKHKAFIDVNENGTTAAASTYVEVMVKSVKLPNRKTYPFIVDHPFLFAIKDEHSTFFLGHVNRPYY; this comes from the exons ATGG GCTCCATGACCGCGCTGTCACTTTTGCTTCTCTTGGGCTCTCTTCTCTCGATGGTCCAGGCCGACAGATCCACAGGCGACACCAAGTTTGCCTTAAAGCTATTCAGAGTGCTGGTCAGGGACAAGAGCCGTCCGAATATCGTATTCTCGCCATCGTCAATCAGGACAGCCCTTGTTTTGGCCTACCTAGGCGCTGAAGACACCACTGCAGAGGAGCTAAAGCAGACCCTCTCACTGGAAGGATCCGACAAGAATGACGTGGGCCAAAGATTCGCTCATCGTTTGGCCCAAGAACAAAAACAGTCTGGGGATGACGCTCAATTCAGCTATGCCAACTGTATCTACGTGGCCGAGCGGTACAGGTTTATTCAGGCCTATCAAGAGTTGGCCGGTAAGTACTTACGCGCATCAGCCGAGAATGTGAACTTCGGAGAGAGAATGAAAGTGTCCCAGCAAATCAATTCCTGGGTCGCGGCGAAGACCCATGACCAAATCAAAGACCTTATCAGCGCTGACTCCCTCAGCTCTGACACTGCCGCCATCCTGATTAATGCAATCTACTTCAAAGCCCAATGGGAACATGCATTCTCTGAGTCCTTGACGGCGGTGCACGACTTTGCGTCCAGCGATGGGAAAAAAGTCAAGACGTCCTTTATGTTTCTGTGGGAGTTTTTTAGATACGCCGAGTTGCCGTCTCTAAACGCCACGGCATTGGAAATTCGGTACAAAGGAACGAACATTGTGCTCCTGATCATTCTGCCTTTAGAGGAGCAGGGACTGTATGCACTCGAGAAGAAGCTTAGTGATGTGGACCTGCACGAAATAAGTTCGCAAATGAGAAGGGAGCACGTGCAGCTGCAAATGCCAAAATTTAAACTAGAGTTTGAAGTCTCCCTGAAGCCTGTCCTACAGCAG TTCTTTCAGCTGGGTATAAAGACCATGTTCGATCCCAATGCAGACTTTAGTAGCCTTGTCGAGGGCGCGGAAATGGCGATCTCCGAGGTGAAGCACAAGGCCTTCATAGATGTGAACGAGAACGGaaccactgctgctgcttccacaT ATGTGGAAGTGATGGTAAAGTCAGTTAAACTCCCTAATAGGAAGACATACCCCTTCATCGTCGATCATCCCTTTTTGTTCGCCATCAAGGACGAGCATTCTACCTTCTTTCTCGGTCATGTTAACCGTCCATATTACTAG
- the LOC117185204 gene encoding serine protease inhibitor 42Dd-like — translation MMGRTHQRSSGHSSNYSSVLCRSPGSMTALSLLLLLGSLLTIVQTDTSTGDTKFALELLRALARDKSSPNIVFSPSSIRTALALAYLGAEGVTGEELKQTLSLEGSDKNDVAQRFAHLLAQEENQSEDDAQFSYANRIYVSERYRLIQAYQELAGKYFNASAENVNFADNFKVSQQINSWVATKTHDQIKDLISADSLSSETAAVLINAIYFKGKWENPFSETMTATHDFTTRFGEKVKTSFMFQWQFFRHAELPSLKATALEMRYRGTDIVLLIILPLEEQGLYALEEKISVLDLNEISSQMREEHVRLQMPKFKLEFEVSLKPVLQQLGIKTMFGPNADFSSLAKGRDIMISEVKHKAFMDVNENGTTAAASTYLLAMPHSGRKGQTIPFIVDHPFLFAIKDEQSIFFLGHVTRP, via the exons ATGATGGGTAGGACACACCAGCGTAGCTCTGGCCATAGCTCCAACTATTCCTCTGTTCTGTGTCGTTCCCCAGGCTCCATGACCGCGCTGTCACTTTTGCTTCTCTTGGGCTCTCTTCTCACGATAGTCCAGACCGACACATCCACAGGCGACACCAAGTTTGCATTAGAGCTACTCAGAGCGCTGGCCAGGGACAAGAGTAGTCCGAATATCGTATTCTCGCCATCGTCAATCAGGACAGCCCTTGCTTTGGCCTACCTAGGCGCCGAAGGAGTTACTGGAGAGGAGCTAAAGCAGACCCTCTCACTGGAAGGATCCGACAAGAATGACGTGGCCCAACGATTCGCTCATCTTTTGGCCCAAgaagaaaatcagtctgaagATGACGCTCAGTTCAGCTATGCCAATCGTATCTACGTGTCCGAGCGGTACAGACTTATTCAGGCCTATCAAGAGTTGGCCGGTAAATACTTCAACGCATCAGCCGAGAATGTGAACTTCGCAGACAACTTTAAAGTGTCCCAGCAAATCAATTCCTGGGTCGCGACGAAGACCCATGACCAAATCAAAGACCTCATCAGCGCCGACTCCCTCAGCTCTGAGACTGCCGCCGTCCTGATTAATGCAATCTACTTCAAAGGCAAATGGGAAAATCCTTTCTCTGAGACCATGACGGCGACGCACGACTTTACGACGCGATTTGGGGAAAAAGTCAAAACGTCCTTTATGTTTCAGTGGCAGTTTTTTAGACACGCCGAGTTGCCCTCCCTGAAGGCCACGGCTTTGGAAATGCGTTACAGAGGAACGGACATTGTTTTGCTGATCATTCTGCCTTTAGAGGAGCAGGGACTGTATGCACTCGAGGAGAAGATTAGTGTTTTGGACCTGAACGAGATAAGTTCGCAAATGAGAGAGGAGCACGTGCGGCTCCAGATGCCCAAATTTAAACTAGAGTTTGAAGTCTCCCTGAAGCCTGTCCTACAGCAG CTGGGTATAAAGACCATGTTCGGTCCCAATGCCGACTTTAGTAGCCTTGCCAAGGGCCGTGACATAATGATCTCCGAGGTGAAGCACAAGGCCTTCATGGATGTAAACGAGAACGGAACCACGGCCGCTGCTTCCACAT ATTTGCTTGCTATGCCACATTCAGGCCGCAAAGGGCAGACCATACCATTCATCGTCGATCATCCCTTTTTATTCGCCATCAAGGACGAGCAGAGTATCTTCTTTCTGGGTCATGTTACCCGTCCGTAA